GGAAGTAATCTCTTTAGATATGACATAATAAAGGATTTAAAGGATGACAAAGTAACGAAACCAGTTATGTGGAATCCTGAAAGTGGTTATCAAAACAATTTACCAGATAAATTTTATCCGAGACCAGCCTCTGGTAGATCAAAGTTCTATTAACTTTCTctcgaaattattattattattgtttgtacTTGTTTCCTTTAGGTACAGGCGTTTCAATGGGATTGTCGGTCATTCTGAATGCTGAATTAGATGAATATTATTGCTCTACAACAAATGGTCCGggaataaaaatttcacttcATAATCCCATTGAAACGCCCTCTGTTAAAGAAACTGGACTGTCTGTACCTCTAGGTTTCGAAACTCGTTTTCGCATTGATGCTTTAGGAGCAGAAGCTGTTCCCTCTATTCGATCTATACATCGCAATCGTCGTCAATGTGTTTTTATGAATGAGGAACGGTTACTCTACTACAAGTACTACACGCGACGCAATTGCGAAAGTGAATGTCAGGCAATATATTTGTATCAGCAATGTACCTGCATTCCATACAATTATCCCCTGGTCTACAACAATGCCACCATGTGTACCGTAAATGACAGTTTCTGTATTAACAAAGCGAACAAAGAGTGGACACTAGTATCTCCAGAGAGTTTGTGTTTAAAGCGCTGCCTACCGGGCTGCTTTGATCTGAATTTTCTTCCAGACTCCTTTTCAGGTCCGCTGGCCGAACGTAATTACACTATCCAAAACAGAATACTGCGTAATATGAACAAAGATGAAATGCGAAAAAATATTGCCATTGTTCATTTTTACTATCGTGAATCTGTATTTTATGGCGATTTAAAAAATGTCTACATTGGTTTCACAGAATTTCTATGTAAGTTACAATGGAATAATAACTACTTATGagttgaaaatatatgtatttgaaggaaattacttttaaaaaatccacaattttagttgaaaagagaaacaatagattttatttaactGACATGGTTACGTCTATCAATCgaaattatttaacatatttatctAATTTATTCTATTCTTTAGCTAATATTGGTGGTATAATGGGCTTGTTTATGGGTTTTAGTTTCATATCGGTGgcagaaattgtttatttttcaatattaaggCCCGTTTTCAAATTTGTGCTACcgcgaaaattcaaaaaagtcaCATTAAAAAATAGATTGCAGACAAATGTTGAAGTAAATGTAAAGTCTATTATTTagtataaaacattaataagtTTTGTTTACAATCATCTTCTGTCTTATAGAGCAATCCGAATTGGTTAGCCCAGGAAATTTGCAAAGATTAAATTACAACAAACGTATACCTCTCCCTTGTTGCAGCATTTCAGCAATcagattaattaatataaacacacatatttattattgattcataactattttttttttttttgtttttaaccattaacttttaaattattgaaattatttatattttccttggttttgtaaaataattaaagagatgggaaaacacttaaataacaaaccataaaataaaaatatgtatgtaatagttATAATAGTAATATtatttatgcatgtatgtattatAATTGTATAATCATTAATCGATCAATTaatcaatgaaataaaaacaagtttgtataataaaaaactacattAAATGTTGTTTCGAAAAGTAttcatgtatgtgtgtgtatgtgtatttatatacttttgtatgtatatgtgtatgcaATATGTATACTACATATGTGCACAGTGTATGCATGTTGATGTTTGatggtatgtatgtatttatgtatgtatatcagagTTCTTCattaatgtatgaaaaaaaagaaaataaaattaatgagaCAAGTCAACGTACCTAATGTAATGAAAGAAGATGTCAGTCGTTAATTTTTAACACCCTACGACAATTTGAACTCAGTTCCACATGGTCATGTATTTGATATTGTTATACTTATAGGAAATCTTGAAACATTCACCGTCcaattttgataatatttacAGATAATGGTAGtttaactgaaataaaaaatatatgaaaatgaaaaaaaggaaaaacataaaaaggattaaaagaacatttctattctaaacaataattaaatataaaactgtaTAATACATATTATCAACACTGAATGATAAGAGTTCTTCCGAGATAaccaacatacatataaaagtaTATTCATTTGGGAATTTTGTCCAGATAAGTTCTTCCATGATATTGTGTTGTTCATGTAGCGCATGAAAAGTATGAAGCACTCTAGTGGTAAATATAGTGTGTATTATCTTTATGACATCGTATTTGGGTGTGTTTTTAtgcatatatttgaaaaaatataaaacacacttttagtattagtattttttGCGTATTGTAAATTGgtaacaaacaaaatgtttcaaaatgtataatatgaaatataaacataaaaaataaaaaaaaattaaaattaaattaaacatcaACATAGAACTGAATAAACACAATCTTGAGCTGTTCTACAgcaattcaaaaattatttcttagcAAATTGATATGGCGGCAGTTGGGATGGTCGATATCGTATATTTGGATTTAAACTCCCAACTACTGCAGCGGCAGCAGGACTGTTCGGTATTATACCAGGACCACGCCCACTGTAATTGGCTGCACTAACAACTGGCATTCCTGTCGGTGAAGCTCCTACAATAGTAGCTTGTGGTGGTATTGCTGAGTGCATGGGATTTGCACGTTGGTTACCTgcaaataaatcaaatatatgAAAGACTATGTATAAACGACATTCCAATATGTCAAGTGAAACAGTTTTAATTTGAATCACTTTTACAACATAAACATATTTCATAGTTTGTTTACGTTCTTACTAATTAACTTCAGGGCATAGATTACATCTtcaatacataaaatatatgtatatattattgaCCTGTATTCATCCCTCCTAAATGTtggaattttaaatgtttcaaaaagGGAAACCAATAAGAcgcgaacaaaaacaaataataaaaacattggtTGGAAAATAAAACCTGTGACTATCCTATACAATCTTAAACTCGCACTTTCCTTGTTTTTTTGTACtctattaattttactttaccgAAAGAGAATAGAATGGGTGCAATTGTAAAACAGTGTAATACCACAAATCACACAATTTCAGAGCAGTTTTTACTTTCAAtctcaattttattaaaaaattaaaaatattacctGGCACGTAAGGTTTTGGTTGGTGGTACGAATTGTTATGGGATCGATAGTATACAGTCTCATCATTATGATGATAGTGTTGAGATTGTGGTTGgtatttatttctaaagaatggaaaattcaaatgattagaactgaaatagcatatgcgtatttttaatttatattttacctaTAATTCGATGAACTATTGGAACGatgattattgttattattactgcCACCACCAGAAGTTGCActattaatgttgttgttaccAACCCCAATACTTCCTGCCCCTTGGCCAACACCAGTTTGTTGATGTtggtgctgctgctgttgttgttgacgcATTGTTATCTTTTTGGCGGCTTCCGGATCCTCCATTAATTCTCTAAATTGTTCCTGGCGTATATCATCATGCTTATCTGGTATCAAGTAACGTCTTAATTCAGCCAGAGCATAAGCTATACGGGCATAAGCCTCTGCCGGTGGTGCTATGGTGGAAACTTCGACATGAAGTGGCAGATTTAGGTGGGCATATTTTATATCAGCCGAGTTGCGCAATTCCTCCTCACGAGCACGGTCCTTCATTGAAAAGCGAcccaaaataacaattttacattGCGTCTCTTCTTGCAGGCGACGTAACGAGTTGCCTTTTGGACCTAAAAGCTTGCCAACATAGTTGAACTgtaacacaaataaaacaacagaaataataataataataataataaaaaacaactaataGATCAAACCAAAATAATACCTTTTTATCCTTTATAGGCACATGAACTTTTTGCGAAAGTTTTATAGTCCTTTGCTGATAAACGTCTGCATACTGCTCCCTTGCAGGAATACGACCATTCAGCTGCACACGTTCTAAAGCTAAAGGCATTTTCAAGTTACAGattactatatatataaaattgatttcttaTGTACTACCTTCATCTATTAGCTTTACAGCTAAAGGGAAATTATTTTCCAACTTTGCACGTTCCACTAACAGCTCTTGCATATACTTCTGGGACGCCTCACTTAGTCGTGTTGTTGAAGATTTCTCAGTGCCATGTTCAAGATCATGGTGATGACCATTGCTAACGGTTGCTCCTCCCCCACCACCACTACCACCGCCGCCATCATTCGACTGGTCCATTCCCACACGCATTCCGTTTTCCGCCATAAGAGTGAATATGTCAGACAAAATCAAACCCCGGAAAAGCTctattaaacacaattaataTAAAGTGCTGAATGCTATTAAAATCGCGTAATATTGTTCACtttcttcttattttaaatatcggaGCACAAAACGagttataatgtttatttttttcaacaattttaaatgaaattaacaatattCTGCTTGtgtaatgtcaataattaataggaagaaaaaatacataaaattcacCAAGGATAATGCTTCTTCTATTTTACATGTGGTATTCactttaaatcaattataataGCGATGTCATTTCCCAACATCAAAAACGGCGATTCAATTGTCAGAATACtctctttttgcaaaaaaaaaaaatatacagtaCGCGAAAAATTTTGAACGCCgtttaagcttttttatataaactttgaaataatttcaatccatatgttttaaatgttgCCAGATTGAAAAATTCCACTTTTTAATCTCTCGAATTCCGCTTTCATTTAAAATCGTTGAAATTTTAAACCCAAACGTAGTTTAAAATATAGCCGGCACACAGTCCATTTTAGCCGCTGCCGAAATCTTTTTTGTCAGCTGCCACCGTTATAATtatttgtcggcgcagggctCTGCTTGTTATTATACACATTTTAATTctgtaaaaagtgaaaaagaggttttttgctgaaatataaaaaaattataaaaaacaaaaagatgcCGCGTGATTATGACCGTGATTATACAAGTGAAGATACTTCGGATTATAAACGTAAAAGACGTAATGAtgaggaaaatataaaatcggaGACTGGAATCGATGGAGACGAAGCCCAGCAAACTGCAGTACAGCACGATGCCCCACCGCTGAATGAGAAAACTGCAGCCTATTTGGAGGAGTGTGTACAAGAAAAAAGCTTGCTGGACTCCAATAAATACAATGTATGTAAAAGGCTCTTGGATGACGGTAAGTTTTCCATGTTTTGTTTTCCCATTCATTTTACTAATCCACCATTTTGGATTTGTACCTAtcaatgtatgtatgcatgcatgTGTTTGTATAcgtgttttttctttctaattCACTTTGGGGCGTGGAAATGTAGAAATTGAACG
The window above is part of the Lucilia cuprina isolate Lc7/37 chromosome 6, ASM2204524v1, whole genome shotgun sequence genome. Proteins encoded here:
- the LOC111678443 gene encoding pickpocket protein 28, whose translation is MANQIRKKQRKSEIVQIYCMDNIKKYLQETTLHGLKYLADSSLTIWEKLFFFASFVAAVIIVANLISNVYAKWDSTPVIIGISPHPTSILKVPFPAMTLCNMNQVLKSKVANYSEDSLEFDILQFLCFTESEYDERLADKNNFKNNNLRIADFVIKHAQHCARMLIYCQISSIVYNCSELFREVMTDEGLCCVFNTLHPAFLYKGKYDIIKDLKDDKVTKPVMWNPESGYQNNLPDKFYPRPASGTGVSMGLSVILNAELDEYYCSTTNGPGIKISLHNPIETPSVKETGLSVPLGFETRFRIDALGAEAVPSIRSIHRNRRQCVFMNEERLLYYKYYTRRNCESECQAIYLYQQCTCIPYNYPLVYNNATMCTVNDSFCINKANKEWTLVSPESLCLKRCLPGCFDLNFLPDSFSGPLAERNYTIQNRILRNMNKDEMRKNIAIVHFYYRESVFYGDLKNVYIGFTEFLSNIGGIMGLFMGFSFISVAEIVYFSILRPVFKFVLPRKFKKVTLKNRLQTNVEVNSNPNWLAQEICKD
- the LOC111678448 gene encoding KH domain-containing, RNA-binding, signal transduction-associated protein 1 — its product is MAENGMRVGMDQSNDGGGGSGGGGGATVSNGHHHDLEHGTEKSSTTRLSEASQKYMQELLVERAKLENNFPLAVKLIDEALERVQLNGRIPAREQYADVYQQRTIKLSQKVHVPIKDKKFNYVGKLLGPKGNSLRRLQEETQCKIVILGRFSMKDRAREEELRNSADIKYAHLNLPLHVEVSTIAPPAEAYARIAYALAELRRYLIPDKHDDIRQEQFRELMEDPEAAKKITMRQQQQQQHQHQQTGVGQGAGSIGVGNNNINSATSGGGSNNNNNHRSNSSSNYRNKYQPQSQHYHHNDETVYYRSHNNSYHQPKPYVPGNQRANPMHSAIPPQATIVGASPTGMPVVSAANYSGRGPGIIPNSPAAAAVVGSLNPNIRYRPSQLPPYQFAKK